Proteins encoded in a region of the Rhodopirellula halodulae genome:
- a CDS encoding FAD-dependent oxidoreductase, producing MSSSRRQLVLLGIGHTNAHVVRQWQSDPIPNCDLVCISKFPTATYSGMLPGTLGNQFNDAEWRIDLSTLCERAGAKLILAATNGLDLDMGLVKFESHESVRFDALSIGVGSMPAGWSEHADQPSMVPIKPMQTFLQRLDTRLTERPIADGRPMQIAIVGGGVASVEIAFCLLQRLRSRFETYPFSITIYTSDSSVAGGMTAASVRKIERLLSTRGIQVVPNQRVTNVAEANLVLENGQTHLADVVIWATGATAPPVLKKLGLEWDDRGFVATSDTLQSLTDPRIFAVGDAGTILESPAPKAGVYAVRQSPILSHNLRAFFANESMQRFEPQSNFLKLLNTGDGKALLEYGRITVHAKWCWYLKNWIDQRFIRQFQESQQESRIQ from the coding sequence ATGAGTTCCTCACGGCGACAACTCGTCCTGCTTGGAATCGGACACACCAATGCCCATGTCGTTCGCCAGTGGCAATCGGATCCCATTCCGAATTGCGATTTGGTTTGCATCAGCAAATTTCCGACGGCAACTTACTCAGGCATGCTGCCCGGAACCCTGGGAAATCAGTTCAACGATGCGGAGTGGCGGATTGATTTATCCACGCTCTGCGAACGAGCCGGGGCGAAACTGATTTTGGCCGCCACCAACGGCCTGGACCTCGACATGGGCTTGGTGAAATTCGAGAGTCACGAGAGCGTTCGCTTTGATGCCTTGTCGATCGGTGTCGGATCGATGCCCGCTGGTTGGTCGGAACATGCCGACCAACCTTCGATGGTGCCCATCAAACCGATGCAAACCTTTTTGCAACGTCTTGATACGCGACTGACCGAACGCCCCATCGCGGACGGCCGCCCCATGCAAATCGCCATCGTCGGTGGCGGCGTTGCCAGCGTTGAAATCGCCTTCTGTTTGCTGCAGCGATTGCGAAGCCGGTTTGAAACATATCCGTTTTCAATCACGATTTACACCAGCGACTCGAGTGTCGCCGGCGGAATGACAGCGGCCAGCGTTCGCAAAATCGAACGACTGCTTTCCACACGTGGCATCCAGGTGGTACCGAATCAACGTGTCACCAACGTCGCGGAAGCCAATCTTGTTTTGGAAAATGGTCAGACTCATTTGGCGGACGTTGTCATTTGGGCAACCGGTGCCACCGCACCACCCGTGCTGAAAAAGCTCGGCTTGGAATGGGACGATCGCGGTTTTGTCGCCACCTCGGACACGCTGCAATCATTGACCGATCCGCGCATCTTCGCCGTGGGCGACGCTGGGACGATCTTGGAATCACCTGCTCCCAAAGCAGGTGTCTATGCCGTTCGACAAAGCCCGATTCTGTCGCACAACCTGCGGGCATTCTTTGCCAATGAATCGATGCAACGTTTCGAACCGCAGTCCAACTTTTTGAAGTTGCTCAACACCGGCGATGGCAAAGCCCTGTTGGAATACGGTCGGATCACCGTGCACGCCAAGTGGTGCTGGTACTTGAAAAATTGGATTGACCAACGTTTCATTCGTCAGTTCCAAGAGTCGCAGCAAGAATCACGCATTCAGTAA